The window TGACGAAGTCGAGCGGGTGCATCTCCAGCGGTGAGAAGCGGGCGGTCTCGAACTCCCACATGAAGCGATCCTTGACGACCAGCCGCGGCAGTTCCGGGGCGTCCTGGGCAGGCGACAGGAGTGGTCTCGAGCCGCTGGCGATGGCGCCGGCGAGCACACCCAACCGGTAGAGCATCTCCCGGCGTGAGCCGAGCTCGTCGAGCGCCCCTGAACGCAGCAGCGTCTCGAAGGTCTCGCGCGGCAGCTTCACCCGGCCGTAGAGGTCGTCGAGCGAAACGAACGGTCCATTCCGCAGGCGCTCGAGCACGATCTCCCGGGCCGCTTCCTCGCTGATGCCGTCGAGAGCGCAGAGCGGCGGGCGGATCGCCTTGTCCTTCACGGCCCGCTCCGGCTGCTTCCCGGGCCGCTCCCGGCGTCGGAGCTCCTCCTCGCTAAGCCGCTCACAACGGAAGTAGACCCCGGACCTGTTGATGTCGAACGGCAGGACCGGCACGCCCCAGGCCCTGGCCTCCTGCCGCTTCGTCGACTGCGACCACATGCCCGGCTCCTCACTGAGGATGGCGGCTAAGAACTCGGCCGGGTAGTGGATCCGCAGATACCCTGAAGCATACGAGTGGAGCGCGAAGGCCCAGGCGTGACTCTCGGCGAAACCGAAGCCCTGGTAGGCCTTTATCGACTCGAAGATCGCCTCGGCCTCCTCGGGAGTGGCGCCGACCTTGCGCATCGCACCCTGGATGAAGCTCTGCCGCTCGGGCTCTATGTCGTCGAGGTCGGAGAAGCCCGAGACCTTCTTGCGGAAGCGGTCGGCCTCGGTCCAGCTCATCCCCGCCACGTGCACGGCGATCCGCAGCACGTCCTCCTGGAAGAGCAACACCCCGTACGACTTCGCCAGGATCGGCTCGAGCGAGGGGTGGAGGTAGGTGACGGGCTCGAGCCCCTGGCGCCGCCGCAGGTAGGGGTGGACCGTCCCCGACTGGATCGGCCCGGGGCGGATGAGCGCGATCTGGTGCGACAGGTCCTTGAGGTTCCGGGCCTTCATCACCTGGCTGGTGTGCATCTGCGAAGGGCTCTCCACCTGGAAGAGACCCATCGTCTCGCCCGACGAGATGAGGTCCCACACGCGCTCGTCGTCGGGCAGGTCGTGCAGGTCCCACCACTCCCCCTCCATCCGGAAGATCTCCTCACGGGCGCGCTCGAGCGCCGAGAGCATCCGCAGCCCCAGCAGGTCGAGCTTGATGAGCCCCATCGCCTCGGCGTCGTCCTTGTCGAGCTGGATGATCTTGATGCCGCCGCTGGAGCGCTCGAGCGGGCTGTAGTGGCTCAGTGGATCGCGGGAGAGCACCACCCCGCCCGAGTGCGGCGCCAGGTGGCGCACGTGCTTGGCCTCCATGCCGCGTACCAGCGAGCGCAGCGCGTCGGCGGCCGGTGCTCCGGGCAGCACCTCCTCGAACACCTCCTCGGCCTGGTCCACCGCCGGCGGCCGCAAGCCGCGGTAGTCGCGTCCCAATGCCGAGGTGAGCTGGTTGCGCAGCTCGGGCGGCACCCCCAGCGCCCGGCCCAGGTCCTGCAGGGCCAGCGGCAGGCGGTAGCGGATCTTGTTGCACACCATCGCCTCGGTCGCGGCGCCGAAGCGCTCCTCGACCCAGGCCAGCACCTCGTCGCGGCGGCTGCTGGAGATGTCGATGTCGACGTCGGGCATGGTCGACTTGCCGGTGTGGAGGAAGCGCTCGAAGAGGAGGTCGTGCTTGAGCGGGTCGGCGCCGGTGATGCCCAGCAGGTAGCAGAGGATGCTGGCCGCCGCCGAGCCCCTGCCCGCCGCCAGGATGCCGTGGTTGCGGCAGTAGTCGGTGACCTCGGCCGCGACCAGGAAGAACTCGGCCAGGCCCAGGGCGCGCACGGTCGCCATCTCCTCCTCGAGCTTCTTGCGCGCTTGCGCGAGCCGCTCGCCGGGGTAGCGCTCGAGCAGCGCCGCGTAGCAACGCTCCTCCAGGTGCTGCTCGGGCGAGACGCCATCGGGGATCCCCTGGGCCCGGGGCGGGATGAGTCGCTCGGGCAGC of the Trueperaceae bacterium genome contains:
- a CDS encoding DNA polymerase III subunit alpha — its product is MYGGFARTESIPASRERGPGRAQALEAVLCAHSYYSLGVGTASPKTLVERAAELGYRYLALTDHLSVSGGVELFEAAREQGLRALIGATVPVRIEERTFPLVLIARSRQGYARLNTMITLAHEREEKDVPWPVLISRSEDLALLTGDREGFPSVYLAERRVSELESLLRELAGAFPNRLYLQLYHDLRRWDTRRTRVLRRLAYSLGLPVVAAPPVRYARPGDYRLYDALVCGRLGITVEEPNAARPRNAESYLLEPEVTYERLPFPEAHANANALARESHFELLPERLIPPRAQGIPDGVSPEQHLEERCYAALLERYPGERLAQARKKLEEEMATVRALGLAEFFLVAAEVTDYCRNHGILAAGRGSAAASILCYLLGITGADPLKHDLLFERFLHTGKSTMPDVDIDISSSRRDEVLAWVEERFGAATEAMVCNKIRYRLPLALQDLGRALGVPPELRNQLTSALGRDYRGLRPPAVDQAEEVFEEVLPGAPAADALRSLVRGMEAKHVRHLAPHSGGVVLSRDPLSHYSPLERSSGGIKIIQLDKDDAEAMGLIKLDLLGLRMLSALERAREEIFRMEGEWWDLHDLPDDERVWDLISSGETMGLFQVESPSQMHTSQVMKARNLKDLSHQIALIRPGPIQSGTVHPYLRRRQGLEPVTYLHPSLEPILAKSYGVLLFQEDVLRIAVHVAGMSWTEADRFRKKVSGFSDLDDIEPERQSFIQGAMRKVGATPEEAEAIFESIKAYQGFGFAESHAWAFALHSYASGYLRIHYPAEFLAAILSEEPGMWSQSTKRQEARAWGVPVLPFDINRSGVYFRCERLSEEELRRRERPGKQPERAVKDKAIRPPLCALDGISEEAAREIVLERLRNGPFVSLDDLYGRVKLPRETFETLLRSGALDELGSRREMLYRLGVLAGAIASGSRPLLSPAQDAPELPRLVVKDRFMWEFETARFSPLEMHPLDFVRDQLRELNATPLIRLLKARHGTSVRTAGLVVGKQKPPTAKGHAFFVLEDGPHRIQLVISPTLWEARREVLRDAVALIVDGTIEGRGDIKVTLKAESIYPLAVPAKSRGYHFG